The Nicotiana tabacum cultivar K326 chromosome 5, ASM71507v2, whole genome shotgun sequence sequence atttatatatcggtttggttcgggttttttcaCTTAAtgccaaaccaaatcaaatcaaacctaattggattttttaatcggtttgattTGACTTTTCGATTTGTGCGGTTTTCGATTTGGTTTGTACGCCCCTTATTTTATCCCTAGTAgtttgtttgaccaaaaatacACAATTCTACTAATTGAAGTTTAAATATATGCTATTAACCAAACCTTTTTATCACTCATTTTGCTTGAGGTTTATTTATTCCTTTTGCAATTGTCATCATCTCTCTTAGGCAATCACCTTAGGCTTACTCTACTGAAGAGCTTTTCACCCAATTTTCCTCGTTATACTCGTGTCACAAGACCCCTGCtggccattttttttttttttttttgcttttctaatACTATATGCTAGTCAGAGAGGTTTATACGTTTATGCACTTATTGGTTTGGCGTTTACACAATGTACAAGTAAAGATTTTTTTCGTAGTAGATATACATTTTCAAAGCTATTTAGAGAACTTCATAAAAGGTTTTGCACATACCTCAAggaatataatataatatactcTTCCTACCTTCCAAGCCTTATATCACATCCATATAtaaatttcttttaaagtatataatatataaagcTCTTTCTCTCTCCACCATTGTCCCCTTATTTTTTCTTAATCTCCAAATTATGGGAACCTTCAAGAAAATTGGTCAAGGAGCTCTCCAATTTATGGGCCATGCCATCTCGAAAATTGGTCAAAGTTTTCAGGGTGTGTATAAACCGCTTTTCAAACATCAACCATATATTTTCAAGAACTTCTGTATTGTTTGTCATGTTACGTAGAGTGATCATAAGGGAATTTTTGTTGTTTAACCATCTTGGAGTACATTGAGTCGGGCTAATCTGGATATATACGCACTGGGTAGGCCTATTAAGGGGGTAAAGCAAGAAGTTTTTCATTCTAAATTTTTACAAGTGAAACTGCTATATTGCATCTTTATCCTTTCTAATGCTTTTGTCATTTATTTTGCAGGAAGAGATGAGAAGATTGACAATGAAATTATAGAAATATGCTACGACAAGTATTTTAGATGGACGTCTGCTGATTTTTACCATGCAATTTGCCAAACGGTCGAGTAAAATAGTTATTCATATTACTAATATATAATATTATGTGATGTAATTGATTGGAAAGGAATtcatttcttctttaaaaaaGATTAAACAAATTTATCTTTGAGAAAAggatttttaaatataaaaaaaaaagtagctAAAATGTGATCTATATTGTTTGCAACTTGTTTATATATTGTTGTTTAATTTACCTAAATTTTATGATCTTTATGTTTACAGAAATTTTAACCATGCCTGATTTCATTATTGCAAATTGATCACCATTGCCCCCATCCAGAAGAAAGTTTAAAGTATTATTTTGTGGTCATCGAGAAGAaaatttagtttatttttttttaatcaatcacaaggataaaagaagaaaaaaaacagaagaagaaaagaaactaaaagtttttctttctcttttatttttgttttctgtaGAGAAATTAATAGAAGGCAAGGGAGTACGCAAATTAAGATTCCAAGCACTACAACTCTAATGGAAGTATACAAAGTAAGTTTCTCGCTGTCTAGAAATTTCATATCATATTTAATTCAAATtcataatatatttttttgggggagggggaggggggaggtgTTTCGTGATGGGTGATTATTATAATGAATAAAGTTTTATGATTTACTGTTAAAACgagtaatattttata is a genomic window containing:
- the LOC107761483 gene encoding uncharacterized protein LOC107761483; the encoded protein is MGTFKKIGQGALQFMGHAISKIGQSFQGRDEKIDNEIIEICYDKYFRWTSADFYHAICQTVEEINRRQGSTQIKIPSTTTLMEVYKKYHKVKGTKLTEDEFRKILRELIHESEVIGYGAKDTLFYLFGVPVTALFIKQRIKPQAISDEIFIPAVTSATVLVLAKFNKV